One part of the Pseudomonadota bacterium genome encodes these proteins:
- a CDS encoding ABC transporter ATP-binding protein, translated as MIRLDNLSFAYPQQPVLSGLTAVFTPGRLHVVLGGNGVGKTTLIGLLAGRLKPARGCVRLSENILHTLPVEILARRLALVTQRQPLTELTVIDYLLLGRKPYLGWRVGAADREVVFMVLRELALEPLALRPLSRLSGGELQKCAIARALVQQPKILLLDEATSNLDLKNQLAMMDIIRRETRERSLVTIITLHDLNLALRFGDHFFLLKDQRFLAQGDRSVLTDDNLSRLYEVNIRVFKDVEGNLSVVV; from the coding sequence ATGATCAGATTGGATAATTTAAGTTTCGCTTATCCGCAACAGCCGGTGCTGAGCGGTCTTACTGCCGTTTTCACCCCGGGCCGCCTGCATGTCGTGCTGGGTGGTAACGGCGTCGGCAAGACGACTTTGATCGGTTTGCTGGCCGGGCGTCTGAAACCGGCCCGGGGTTGTGTCCGTCTGTCGGAAAATATTCTACATACTTTACCGGTGGAAATTCTGGCCCGGCGGTTGGCGCTGGTAACCCAGCGCCAACCGCTGACCGAATTGACGGTAATCGATTATCTGCTGCTCGGGCGCAAACCCTATCTCGGTTGGCGGGTCGGCGCCGCCGATCGAGAGGTGGTTTTCATGGTCCTGCGGGAATTGGCCCTGGAACCTCTGGCCCTGCGTCCACTTTCGCGTTTAAGCGGCGGTGAATTGCAGAAATGCGCGATTGCTCGGGCTCTGGTCCAGCAGCCGAAGATTCTGCTGCTGGATGAAGCCACCAGTAATCTCGATCTGAAAAACCAGCTGGCGATGATGGACATTATTCGGCGGGAGACCCGGGAACGTTCCCTGGTAACCATCATTACGCTGCATGATCTCAACCTGGCCTTACGTTTCGGCGACCATTTTTTTCTGCTCAAGGACCAGCGTTTTCTGGCTCAAGGTGATCGATCGGTGCTGACTGATGACAATCTCAGTCGTCTTTACGAGGTAAACATCAGGGTTT